A region of Candidatus Stygibacter australis DNA encodes the following proteins:
- a CDS encoding pyridoxal phosphate-dependent aminotransferase family protein, with product MSLLDKVGNFKEADRVRELGHYPYFRVISSEQDTVVTMNGRRMLMMGSNSYLGLTNHPRVKEAAIAALRKYGSGCAGSRFLNGTLDIHIELEAQLAEFVGKDASLIFATGYQSNLGAIQSMVSRNEYIVTDKFDHASIIDGCRLSGGKMLRYNHNNMEDLARVMETIKGKNALIVVDGIFSMEGDISPVKEICEIAEKYGVSVMVDEAHSLGVMHHTGAGVAMEAGCTDRVELIMGTFSKSLASVGGFIAGSSKVMDYMKHNARPLIFSASLPPASAASVLEALKIMKEEPERIEKLWENTHYMAKNFKQMGYNTGLSCTPVIPLHVGGIDNAFKMWKLLDEEGVFINPVVPPAVPPNDTLIRTSFMATHTRDQLTEALEKFEKIGKRIGII from the coding sequence ATGAGTTTATTGGACAAAGTCGGGAATTTTAAGGAAGCGGACCGGGTAAGGGAGCTGGGACATTATCCCTATTTCAGGGTGATCTCATCTGAACAAGATACAGTAGTGACCATGAATGGTCGCAGAATGCTGATGATGGGATCTAATAGTTATTTAGGTCTGACAAATCATCCCCGGGTGAAAGAAGCGGCTATTGCAGCATTAAGAAAATATGGTAGTGGCTGTGCAGGTTCAAGGTTCTTAAATGGAACTCTTGATATCCACATCGAATTAGAAGCTCAGCTGGCTGAGTTTGTAGGTAAAGATGCTTCCCTGATTTTTGCCACTGGCTATCAAAGCAATCTTGGTGCCATTCAAAGTATGGTTAGCCGTAATGAATATATCGTAACAGATAAGTTTGATCATGCCTCAATAATTGACGGCTGCAGGTTATCAGGCGGAAAGATGTTGCGCTATAATCATAATAATATGGAAGATCTGGCACGGGTAATGGAAACTATTAAAGGCAAGAATGCTCTTATTGTAGTTGATGGGATATTTTCCATGGAAGGAGATATCTCACCTGTGAAGGAAATATGTGAAATAGCTGAGAAATACGGCGTATCAGTAATGGTAGATGAAGCTCATTCTCTTGGAGTGATGCATCATACCGGCGCTGGAGTAGCAATGGAAGCAGGTTGCACTGATCGAGTGGAACTGATCATGGGAACATTTTCAAAGAGCCTGGCATCAGTAGGTGGTTTCATTGCCGGAAGTTCAAAAGTTATGGATTACATGAAACATAATGCCCGTCCCCTGATATTTTCTGCTTCTCTACCCCCAGCATCTGCTGCCAGTGTTTTAGAAGCTCTCAAAATAATGAAGGAAGAACCTGAACGAATAGAAAAACTCTGGGAAAACACTCACTATATGGCAAAAAACTTTAAACAGATGGGTTACAATACTGGCTTATCCTGTACACCAGTGATACCATTACATGTGGGAGGAATAGACAATGCTTTCAAGATGTGGAAGCTGCTGGATGAAGAAGGTGTGTTTATCAATCCAGTTGTACCACCGGCAGTGCCGCCAAATGATACACTTATCAGAACCAGCTTCATGGCTACGCATACCCGGGATCAGCTAACTGAAGCCTTGGAGAAATTTGAGAAGATCGGCAAACGAATAGGAATAATTTAA